A single genomic interval of Bacteroidales bacterium harbors:
- a CDS encoding fasciclin domain-containing protein: MKKLFYSLFISICAIIGLAMSCDPDTIRIDFEDVEKQTIYDYIVQHKDTFSSFLAILEKSGLDKTLSAYNPNGDDYTLFLPTNEAIDSFIKDSKYATLNDLLNDEDYIWYFSRYHVVNKGIDKNDFPFGAFSEYTLTDDYLAVSFIIEDDSSYYKINNQAPVIRPNIEVSNGYIHIVSRALTPITQTTYGWLAAHDGYELFKTAVDTTGLIGLLNINPKVDEETLPFTLFLEHDSIFYKRGIFSFTQLTNLISPGRTDYSNPLNPLYNWVAYHVLSENMFVDDFQGVSSNYSTYSDIPLSVDGMGIDIKINKGKEMFDTIVHSIGDTTFINYVGINYDASNVITQSGVIHFIDQILKQHPPSRALQTYEFFDRPTFTEYQTLPGTYLIEDSTLLNSITYSGSELNYIKYSEEDNPNGLWSTDCVQLDGDFTFNFKLPKIVQGNYTVYLQADFYSPNKENAVVEIFIDGKKVGGTIDLSSDPQVNASSTNPIGTKEVGTINFIKYDSHTLTVKSLIPGTFTGDFIRFEPK; encoded by the coding sequence ATATGCGCCATCATCGGATTGGCCATGTCATGCGATCCTGATACCATTCGCATAGATTTCGAAGATGTTGAGAAACAAACTATTTATGACTATATCGTTCAGCATAAAGATACCTTCTCCAGCTTCCTCGCTATCCTTGAGAAATCAGGACTTGATAAAACTTTAAGTGCCTATAATCCTAACGGAGACGACTATACCCTGTTCCTTCCCACCAATGAGGCCATTGACAGTTTTATCAAAGACAGTAAGTATGCCACGCTCAATGACCTTTTAAATGATGAGGATTATATCTGGTACTTTTCACGGTACCATGTTGTAAATAAAGGCATTGATAAAAATGATTTTCCATTCGGAGCATTTTCGGAATATACGCTGACTGATGATTATCTGGCCGTTAGCTTTATTATTGAGGATGATTCATCCTACTATAAAATTAATAACCAGGCACCCGTTATTAGGCCTAACATTGAAGTCTCCAATGGTTATATCCATATTGTCAGCCGGGCTCTTACCCCTATTACACAAACAACATACGGATGGTTGGCTGCCCATGACGGATATGAATTGTTTAAAACCGCTGTAGATACAACCGGACTGATTGGTCTCCTGAACATTAATCCTAAAGTGGATGAGGAAACCCTGCCGTTTACACTTTTCCTTGAACATGATTCAATATTTTATAAACGCGGCATTTTTTCCTTCACACAGTTGACGAACCTCATAAGTCCGGGCCGAACCGATTATTCAAACCCTTTGAATCCACTGTATAATTGGGTTGCATACCATGTTCTGTCAGAAAATATGTTTGTGGATGATTTCCAGGGTGTATCATCAAACTATTCTACCTATTCCGATATCCCTCTTTCAGTTGACGGTATGGGCATTGATATAAAAATTAATAAGGGCAAGGAAATGTTTGATACGATCGTCCATAGCATTGGCGACACCACATTTATAAATTATGTGGGTATTAACTATGATGCCAGCAACGTAATTACCCAAAGCGGAGTAATTCATTTCATCGACCAGATTCTAAAGCAGCATCCCCCTTCAAGAGCCCTGCAAACTTACGAGTTTTTTGACAGGCCAACTTTCACCGAATACCAGACTCTGCCGGGTACTTACCTCATCGAGGATTCGACCCTGCTTAATTCGATCACATATTCGGGTAGTGAATTAAACTACATAAAATACTCTGAAGAAGATAACCCAAACGGTTTATGGAGCACAGATTGTGTGCAGCTTGACGGTGACTTTACTTTCAATTTTAAGCTGCCCAAAATCGTCCAGGGTAATTATACCGTTTACCTGCAGGCTGATTTTTACAGCCCGAATAAGGAAAATGCAGTTGTTGAAATTTTTATTGACGGCAAAAAGGTAGGAGGAACCATTGATCTTTCAAGTGATCCTCAAGTCAATGCCAGTAGTACCAACCCGATTGGAACTAAAGAAGTAGGTACTATAAATTTCATCAAATATGATTCACATACCCTTACTGTGAAATCTTTAATTCCCGGAACTTTCACGGGCGACTTTATTCGTTTTGAACCCAAATAA